The nucleotide window CCCTGATCCGGATTGACAATCCCGTCGCGGTAGTCGATCGGCACGTCGATCACGGTCGGCACGCGCTGATCCAGGGCCTCTTTGAGCAGCGGGCCGAAGTCGTCAGCTCGCTCCACCCGGTAGCCTTTGGCCCCGAACGCCTCGGCAAGGAGGACCAGGTCGGGGTTGCCGAAGTCGATGCCGAACGCGGCGCCAAACTGGCGCTCCTGTTTCCAGCGAATCAGGCCGTATCCCTCGTCGCGGAATACGACCACCACGAACGCGACGCCGAGCCGCACCGCGGTTTCGAGTTCCTGCACGTTCATGAGGAACCCGCCGTCGCCGCAGACCGCGACCACCCGCCGATCAGGCTCGATGAGCGCGGCCGAGACCGCCCCGGGCAACGCGATGCCCATCGACGCAAACCCGTTGGAGATCAGCACCGTGTTCGGCTCGTAGGCCGCGAACAACCTGGCCACCAGGAGCTTGTGGGCGCCCACGTCGCTGATCACCACGTCGTTCCGGCCCAGCGCGCGGCGCAGCTCGCGCAGCACCCTGGCGGGTTTCATCGGCATGACCGGCGATTCCGCGTCGCGATCGAGATCGCTGAGGATCGCTTCCCGCAGACGACGGGGGTATCCGCGGTCGTGCGCCTGCGTCACCTCTCCCCGCAGCAGCTCGAGCGCCTCCCGCACGTCGCTGACCACCTCCACCTCCGGTTGGTACATCGCGTCGGTCTCCGCGGGCGTGAAATCGATGTGCACGATCGGCTTGTCGCCGTTGGGGTTCCAATGGTACGGGGCGTATTCGACCTGGTCATACCCCACCGTGACGATGAGGTCCGCCGCGTCGAACCCACAGGACACGAAGTCTCTCGCCTGCAGGCCGATCGAGAGCAACGATAACGGGTGGTCGGCAGGCACCGCGCCTTTGGCCATGAAGGTGTTGGCCACCGGGATCGCGGTCTTCTCGGCAAACGCGACCAGCTCCCCCGAGGCCCCGCCCCGAATCACGCCGTTGCCCGCGAGGATAATGGGGTGGTGGGCCTTGTCGATTAGGTCCGCGGCGGCGCGCAGCGAGGGGCGATCCGGGGACGGCCTCCGGGTGCGACGGCTCGCCAGCGGCGCCCCTTCGGCGCGCTCGCCCGCCAAGTCTTCAGGCAGTTCGATGTGGCAAGCCCCGGGTTTTTCCGCCTGCGCGGTCTTGAAGGCGTGGTGCACCACCTCGGGGATGACCGAGGCCCGTTCCACGCGGGTGTTCCACTTGGTCAACGGCGCGAAGGCTTCGACGATGTTCACGTACTGGTGCGATTCCTTGTGCACTCGCTCCAAACCGGCCTGCCCGGTAATCGCCACCAGCGGCGCGTGGTCCAGGTTGGCGTCGCCGATCCCGGTCGCCAGGTTGGTCGCGCCGGGGCCCAGGGTGGCCAGGCAGACCCCGGCTCGGCCGGTCAGCCGTCCGTACACGTCGGCCATGAACGCCGCCCCCTGCTCGTGCCTGGTGGGGATGAATCTGATCGTGGATCGCGAGAGGGCGTCCAACAGGTCCATGTTCTCTTCGCCGGGAAGCCCGAAGATGTATTCCACGCCCTCGGCCTCCAGACATCGGACAAAGAGCTCCGCCGCGGTCATGACGATGATTCGTCTTCGGTCGTGCGAAAGATGGGGGAGCCGTGGTGGTGCACCAGCAGCCATTGGCCGTTGCGCCGCTCGAACACGTTGGTTGCGAGGATCTGGCTGGTGTGTTCCTCGTCGGCCTGGCGACTGGTGATTTCTTCGATGCAGATCAGCCACCCGATATCACCCTGGACCGTGAGGTGGAGGATGTGCGGGGTGAAGGTCATGGCCGACGTGTTGTTGAAGATGCGCACCCACGCGTCGCGCACGTCGGACCACCCCGACAACGGGCCCCACCCGGGATGGACGCACTGCACGGGCGCGGTGACGAGCCAAACCGCTTCCATTTGTTTGATGTCCAGGCTTTCGAACGCGCGGTAGAAGCGCTCGTTGGCCGCCAACACCGCCTCTTCCACCGCCAGCCAATCGGTCATCGACCTGCCCTCGGCTTACCCGCGCGCGGTTTGGCGATGAGCTTCAAGGTTCCCTGCGTGGCCGTGGCGAACGGCGTGCCCTGATCAGTCAGGGCCTGGCGCGTCTCGTCGTAGTCCCGGTCGTTGCCGTAGGCGAGCAACAGCATTTTGCAGGTGTCACACGTGGCCACGTCCCGGTGCCGCTTAAGATAGCGCTTGGCCGAAGTCTGGCAACAGGGGGAAAGCCCCTTCATTCATTCCCCGATGATCTTCACGAGCACGCGTTTCCGGCGTCGCCCGTCGAACTCGGCGTAGAAGATCTGTTCCCACGTGCCGAAGTCCAGCTTGCCGTCGGTGATCGCCACCACGACCTCTCGGCCCAGCACCTGCCGCTTGATGTGTGCGTCGCCGTTATCTTCGCCGGTCAGGTTGTGGCGGTAGTCGCCTTCCTGCGGGACCAGGCGCTCCAAGAACGCCTCGTAATCCGCCAAGAGCCCGGACTCGTCGTCGTTGATATAGACGCTCGCCGTGATGTGCATCGGGTTGACGAGACACAGACCCTCTCTGATCCCGCTTTTCTTGACCGCGGCCTCGACCTGCGGCGTGATATTGATGAACTGCCGCCGAGTGGGCGTATGAAACCAGAGTTCTTCGCGGTAGCTCTTCATGGGCGTGAGGGTTGGTCTTCTTCGACGCTGCGCGTGTATAATGCCACCTACCCAAGGGGAACGCAATGGCGGGCAACAGCTTTGGACAAGCGTTTCGTCTGACCACCTTCGGCGAAAGCCACGGCGCCGCGTTGGGGGTGATCGTGGACGGCTGCCCGGCGGGCCTGCCGCTGGCCGCGGAGGAGATCCAGCGCGACCTCGACCGCCGCAAGCCCGGCCAGAACCTGCTGACGACGCAACGACAAGAGAGCGACCGGGTCGAAATTCTCAGCGGCGTGTTCGAGGGCCACACCACCGGCACCCCGATCGCCATGATCGTGCGCAACGAAGACGCGCGCCCGCAGGATTACAGCCGGATCAAAGACCTGTTCCGCCCCGGCCACGCCGACTTCACGTATTGGAAAAAGTACGGCCGCAGGGATTACCGCGGCGGGGGCCGCGCGTCCGCGCGCGAGACCATCGGCCGCGTGGCGGCAGGGGCGATCGCGCGCAAGCTGCTGGCCGGCCACGGCGTGTCCATCGTCGGCTACGTCACGCAGGTCGGACCCGTCAAAATCACCAAGAAAGACTTCTCGGCCATTGACCAGAACGCCGTGTTCTGCCCGGACCCCGAAGCCGCCGAGAAAATAACCCAGGTCATCAAGGACGCACAGGCGGCGAAGGATTCGGTCGGCGCAATGGTCGAGATCGTGGCGCGCGGGGTGCCCGCGGGCTTGGGCGAACCCGTGTTCGACAAACTGGACGCCGAGCTGGCCAAGGCCATGATGTCGATCAACGCGGTCAAGGGCGTGGAGATCGGCGACGGCTTCCGAGTGGTTGAACTGCGCGGCAGTCAGAACTGCGATCCCATCACGCCCAGGGGCTTCGCGAGCAACCACGCCGGCGGCATCCTGGGCGGCATCTCCAACGGGGATGAGATCGTCATCCGCATGGCGCTCAAGCCCACGTCTTCGATCGCGATCGAGCAGGACACCGTCGACGTGCGCGGCAACCCCGCCAAGATCGCCACCAAGGGCCGCCACGACCCCTGCGTGGGCATTCGTGCCGTGCCCATCGGAGAAGCCATGATGGCCCTGGTCCTCGCCGATCATTTTCTGCGGGACCGGACGAGTCGGCTGGATAAGCTGTGAGCGACGTACGGCACATCCCGCCTCCTGACGCCGAACGTCGAATCTGGCAGTGGGCGGAGTTGACTAGTCTTTCGCTGGAGCTGATGGAGGCCGCCATACGGCGCGAACACCCCGCTCTGTCCGATGAGGAAATCCGCACTAAGATGGTGGAGCGCTTGCGGGCGTACCGAGCGCTGCGCAAGCCGGCTTAATGACACCGTCGCCAAGAATCCTCCGCGAACGTCTCGTCACAGTCTGCGAATTTTTCGAGCGACAACGAATCAAATATATGCTCGTCGGCGGACTCGCCGTCGGAATCTGGGTCGCGCCGAGGGCTACGTCCGACTTGGATTTCGTGGTCGGCATTGACGAATCCCGGCTCCCGGCCTTGGCCGAAGCCGCAGAACAAGCCGGCTTCGTGATTTTTGATCCTAAACCGGTTCGATTTCAGCGCATGATGCTGTTCCGCATGTTCCTCAAAGAGGAGCGAGATCTACTCTTGATTGACTGTCTACTGGCGGGAGACGACTACACGAAGCAGGCGCTCTCTCGCACCGTCCAGATCGCTATTGCAGGGCACTCGGTGGAGGTTTGTGCTCCCGAAGACCTCCTCCTGCTCAAACTCGTCGCGGCTCGTGGACTGGATTTGGCTGATGCTGAAAACGTGGCCCGTTTTCAGCATCAGCGGATGGATCGGTCTTATTTGGCCACGTGGGCCGAGCGCCTTGCCGTTTCGGAAGCTCTCACCCAACTCATGACGAACGCCGCATCGCCGGACAAGCCAACCTAACAAGGAGACCGCCGATGCAAAAGAACGTCGGAAGCCTGGATCGCTTCTACCGGTTCGGCATCGGCTTTCTCTCCGTCGCCTTGGTCGTGGTCTCGGAATCGATCCTGCTCAAAATCGTCTTCGCGCTCGTGGCCATCTTCGGTATCGTCACCGCGTTCACTGGCTATTGCCCCCTCAACGCAAAGTTCGGAGTCGATACCACGAAACGAAAATCACGCTGAGGCCATCCGCCCGCCTGTAACAGTCCAGTCAGACCATTAGCTTCACACCGCTAAGGCCATGCCGTTTTCTCGCGCGTCTGGCTGATCAAACCTTTTAAAACCACCGGGGTTGTGTGGAAGTGGCGGGCCACTCTTCGAATGGGACCCGGTTCAAACAAACACAGCGGACGGCAATGAATGATTGATGAATAATTGATATTCGTGACAATTCGTGACAGGAACTAAAACGGCAGCTTCAGGCCTTTGATCTTGGGTGCAAGTTGCTCGCTGAGCAGCTTGTTGAGCGCGTCGCTGCGCGAGGCCAGGGCTTGGCCCAGTTCCCCGTAGCCCGCGAGTTGCTTCTTCAGATCCTCCAGCGGCCCGTTTACTTTTTCCGCAATGGCGGCTTTCAGGTCGGCCTCGAGTCGAGCCGCTTGCTCCGAGACCATCTTCCCCACGGCGTTTTTGAGCACGGCGTCCAAATCCGATGTCACCTTGACGTCAGGGTTCCGGGTCGTGCCGGTGACCGTGGCGCCGAGATGGAAGGCTTGGACGTCCGCCAGGGCCGAAGCGATCGCCTCTGCCACGCGCCCCTCGGGTTTGTGCTCGCCGGTTGAGAAGTGCACACCGGAGAGTCGGGAATCGATGGTCGCGTCGAGGGCGCCGCTCGCGATCACGGCTTTCAGATCCAGATCGGCTTTCGCGCCGTCGAGCACCACCGGCCACTTGGGGTTGTCCGAGAGCACGGCGCGCTGGATGCCGTACCCGTCGGCGTTGAGGGTCACGGTATCGCGCGGCTGGTCCGGTCGCACGCGGTTGATTTCGCCGCGCAGGGCCACGGTGCGCAATTGTTGGAGCTTGTCGCCGGCGAACTCAAACGTGGTGGGCGCGCCCAGGATGTCCTGGTCCGGCGTGATCCGAAGGACTTCACCTTTCAGCGTGCCCGCGGGGATTTCAGCTGTGACCCGCGCGGTGCGGATCAAAAAGTCCGGCAGGGGTTGGCGCTCACGAAATTTCACGTCGATGCCTTTGCCGCGCAGCGGTTTGACCTGTTCAGGCCCCCCGGTCTTGCCGGCGCTCGCCAACGCGGGCTGGAGCCGTTCGTACCACGCCGCGCTGGTCTTGGCCCAGTATCCGATGTTCCCGCCGAACAGCGCGGCAGCCACGTTCCCCATTCCGCCGGCGGTCAGGCTGTACTTTTCCCTGAGCCGCTTGAGGTCCGCCTGCGGCGCGGCCGCGACTTCGTCGATGCGGCGCTTGAACGCGGCCAGGTCTTTGGACAAGTCTTCGCGCGCGCCTTTGACCTGATCCAGGTCCGCCATCACGTCCTTGCGCAGCTGGGCGGCTTCCGCCACGTTGCCCAGCAACGCCTCGGCTCCGCCTTTGGCCGATTTTCTGATCTCATCGGCCCGGCGTCGGTACTCATCCAGCTTCGCCTTGTCGGACACCTGCGCCACGCGTTGCTTCCAGCGCTCGCGCCCCGCGTCGATCTCGCCCCGCACGGTTTCCACGAGCTTGAGCGATTCCAAATCCTCCTTGGCCAGGATGTCCTTGGCGCTGGGCAAATCGAGCGAGGGCATGGCAAAAAACGAGTCTTCCCCTTCTTTGGATTCTTCCTTCTTCTCTTCCCGGCGGACGATCGCGCCCGATGTCTGGCGCTGGGTGTTGAACTGCATCCCGTCGATCGCCATCTCGTCGATGATCACCTTGCGCCGCAGGAGTTGGAGCGCCTCCATCCCGAACGCCATACGGGTGATCTCGACCGCGTTCCGCATGGGCTGGTCGGGGTTGGTGACTTGTAACCGCTTCAGTTCGATCCCCAGAGGGATGAGCGAGACATCGGCGTGGTCCAACTCCACCTTTGCGCCGACCAATTTGCTCCCGGCCGCCTCGATGGCGCGCTCCACCAGTCCATCGATCACCAAGAACCAGATCGCCAACCCGAGGCCGACCACCGCCACGAACGCGATCAGACCCGGCCAGCGAATCCGCACCGCTCCAATCCACTTCACGAGCCGGTCCCCCAATTGGAATACGACCGGTACATCTGGAAGAACCGCGTCGCGGTCAACGCCTGCACCACCCGTAATTTCTTGACCTTCGCCAGGACGCGGTCCCGGTACTTTCTAATGGCCCAGTTGAAGCCCAAGACGGTGGGCACGAACAAGACGAGCGACGCGAGCAGGCTCCCCATGACGATGGAGTTGTTGAACCGCTCGATCCGCCAGAGCGTGGAGTTGTAAAGCGAGGTCCAGAGCCCTTCAAGGGACGGGGCCATCAGCACCGCGAGCCCGAGTCGATGAAACGACGGATCGAGGAGGTAGGCCACGCCGGAGAAGAACGCGGTGCCGAGCAGGAACGCGGACAGGTTCACGCGCAGGAGCAGTACGATTAACAAGACGAGCAGATTGTGCAGGCTCCAGAACGGCGTGAGCCCCGCGATGAGGGAGAACGCCAGCGCGAGACTGATCTGACCGGGTTCGGTCTCGGAGTTGAGGACCGTGAGCAGTTTAGCGGTTGCGCGCAGCATCCCTGAGCGTCACGTCCTTGTCAACGGATCAACCGTTCTGGTGCCGGCGCCCGGGGTCGAACCGGGATGGGGTTGCCCCCGAGGGATTTTAAGTCCCTTGCGTCTGCCGATTCCGCCACGCCGGCGTGCGGACACAGACTGCGGCTGGGCGCCGCGTCAGCCGCCGGGCGCAGGCGGCGCGGTCTGCGGATGTTTGAGCGAGTCGACCACCTGCCGGAGCTCCGTCGCGTGCGGATAGTCCGGGTGGGCTTTCATCAGGGCTTCCCATTTGGCGATCGCCTTCTGCTGATCGTGTTTATCCTCCAGCAGGATCACACCCAGGTTGTAGAGCGCCGCCGCGTTTTGGGGGTCTTTGGCCAGCACGCGGTTGAGTTCCGCGATCGCGTCATCGGTCTTACCCAGAAAGCGCAGCGCGATGGCCAGATCCATCCGGATTTCGGTGCGAGCGGGATCGACCTTGAGCGCGCGCTCGTACCAGTCCTTGGCGTGGTCGAAGCGTTTCAACGCCAGGTTGGCGTTGCCGAGCGCGGCCATCGCCTCCACGTCTTTCGGGTCCTTTTCCACGCGCATTCGGTACTGCACGATGTCATCCATCGCCTTGGCGAGTGCCGGGTCCTGGGGGACCGGCGGAC belongs to Nitrospirota bacterium and includes:
- a CDS encoding acetolactate synthase large subunit, which gives rise to MTAAELFVRCLEAEGVEYIFGLPGEENMDLLDALSRSTIRFIPTRHEQGAAFMADVYGRLTGRAGVCLATLGPGATNLATGIGDANLDHAPLVAITGQAGLERVHKESHQYVNIVEAFAPLTKWNTRVERASVIPEVVHHAFKTAQAEKPGACHIELPEDLAGERAEGAPLASRRTRRPSPDRPSLRAAADLIDKAHHPIILAGNGVIRGGASGELVAFAEKTAIPVANTFMAKGAVPADHPLSLLSIGLQARDFVSCGFDAADLIVTVGYDQVEYAPYHWNPNGDKPIVHIDFTPAETDAMYQPEVEVVSDVREALELLRGEVTQAHDRGYPRRLREAILSDLDRDAESPVMPMKPARVLRELRRALGRNDVVISDVGAHKLLVARLFAAYEPNTVLISNGFASMGIALPGAVSAALIEPDRRVVAVCGDGGFLMNVQELETAVRLGVAFVVVVFRDEGYGLIRWKQERQFGAAFGIDFGNPDLVLLAEAFGAKGYRVERADDFGPLLKEALDQRVPTVIDVPIDYRDGIVNPDQGKIICPT
- a CDS encoding nuclear transport factor 2 family protein; translation: MTDWLAVEEAVLAANERFYRAFESLDIKQMEAVWLVTAPVQCVHPGWGPLSGWSDVRDAWVRIFNNTSAMTFTPHILHLTVQGDIGWLICIEEITSRQADEEHTSQILATNVFERRNGQWLLVHHHGSPIFRTTEDESSS
- a CDS encoding secondary thiamine-phosphate synthase enzyme YjbQ is translated as MKSYREELWFHTPTRRQFINITPQVEAAVKKSGIREGLCLVNPMHITASVYINDDESGLLADYEAFLERLVPQEGDYRHNLTGEDNGDAHIKRQVLGREVVVAITDGKLDFGTWEQIFYAEFDGRRRKRVLVKIIGE
- the aroC gene encoding chorismate synthase gives rise to the protein MAGNSFGQAFRLTTFGESHGAALGVIVDGCPAGLPLAAEEIQRDLDRRKPGQNLLTTQRQESDRVEILSGVFEGHTTGTPIAMIVRNEDARPQDYSRIKDLFRPGHADFTYWKKYGRRDYRGGGRASARETIGRVAAGAIARKLLAGHGVSIVGYVTQVGPVKITKKDFSAIDQNAVFCPDPEAAEKITQVIKDAQAAKDSVGAMVEIVARGVPAGLGEPVFDKLDAELAKAMMSINAVKGVEIGDGFRVVELRGSQNCDPITPRGFASNHAGGILGGISNGDEIVIRMALKPTSSIAIEQDTVDVRGNPAKIATKGRHDPCVGIRAVPIGEAMMALVLADHFLRDRTSRLDKL
- a CDS encoding nucleotidyl transferase AbiEii/AbiGii toxin family protein, yielding MLVGGLAVGIWVAPRATSDLDFVVGIDESRLPALAEAAEQAGFVIFDPKPVRFQRMMLFRMFLKEERDLLLIDCLLAGDDYTKQALSRTVQIAIAGHSVEVCAPEDLLLLKLVAARGLDLADAENVARFQHQRMDRSYLATWAERLAVSEALTQLMTNAASPDKPT
- a CDS encoding DUF2892 domain-containing protein, which translates into the protein MQKNVGSLDRFYRFGIGFLSVALVVVSESILLKIVFALVAIFGIVTAFTGYCPLNAKFGVDTTKRKSR
- a CDS encoding TIGR03545 family protein, with the translated sequence MKWIGAVRIRWPGLIAFVAVVGLGLAIWFLVIDGLVERAIEAAGSKLVGAKVELDHADVSLIPLGIELKRLQVTNPDQPMRNAVEITRMAFGMEALQLLRRKVIIDEMAIDGMQFNTQRQTSGAIVRREEKKEESKEGEDSFFAMPSLDLPSAKDILAKEDLESLKLVETVRGEIDAGRERWKQRVAQVSDKAKLDEYRRRADEIRKSAKGGAEALLGNVAEAAQLRKDVMADLDQVKGAREDLSKDLAAFKRRIDEVAAAPQADLKRLREKYSLTAGGMGNVAAALFGGNIGYWAKTSAAWYERLQPALASAGKTGGPEQVKPLRGKGIDVKFRERQPLPDFLIRTARVTAEIPAGTLKGEVLRITPDQDILGAPTTFEFAGDKLQQLRTVALRGEINRVRPDQPRDTVTLNADGYGIQRAVLSDNPKWPVVLDGAKADLDLKAVIASGALDATIDSRLSGVHFSTGEHKPEGRVAEAIASALADVQAFHLGATVTGTTRNPDVKVTSDLDAVLKNAVGKMVSEQAARLEADLKAAIAEKVNGPLEDLKKQLAGYGELGQALASRSDALNKLLSEQLAPKIKGLKLPF
- a CDS encoding TIGR03546 family protein, with translation MLRATAKLLTVLNSETEPGQISLALAFSLIAGLTPFWSLHNLLVLLIVLLLRVNLSAFLLGTAFFSGVAYLLDPSFHRLGLAVLMAPSLEGLWTSLYNSTLWRIERFNNSIVMGSLLASLVLFVPTVLGFNWAIRKYRDRVLAKVKKLRVVQALTATRFFQMYRSYSNWGTGS
- a CDS encoding tetratricopeptide repeat protein, with the protein product MPLNNIHRVPLAWCALAIVLAVVTACDKKESPPAEAPPPAASSDVPGGPPVPQDPALAKAMDDIVQYRMRVEKDPKDVEAMAALGNANLALKRFDHAKDWYERALKVDPARTEIRMDLAIALRFLGKTDDAIAELNRVLAKDPQNAAALYNLGVILLEDKHDQQKAIAKWEALMKAHPDYPHATELRQVVDSLKHPQTAPPAPGG